Genomic DNA from Prunus persica cultivar Lovell chromosome G1, Prunus_persica_NCBIv2, whole genome shotgun sequence:
CGTTATATCTTGTGTAAAGGACCAACGATAGTGTTAATATGAGAATGAGTGCGATCAAGATGAGTCTCAAACCCCATTTGCtatttagtaaatttaggttttagccacaaaaaaacttttacttttggaaaaaaccaaagttttttcaaaaaagacataaaaacctctcaactttcaaatcaaagacatgcaaatgtaaaggattccttaggaaattcaaaaataaataagggcaattttgtccattttagcttcttttaaaaaatttctctctcctttgggtttttccaaagtctcccttgcTATTTTGGGTATTCAATGACCATCGATAAGCCGAATGACAGTGATCATGGTGTGGTGGTGCACTGGCAACCGGTCTTCATTgtaagaattctatagtgagggtctTATAGATAGTCCTTAAGTGAGGCCATATCTTTAATCATTGGATCAAATTGATTAGCCTGATTCAACGATTAAGAGATAGGACCCTACATAAGGGTCATATATATGACCCccactatagaatgactcgtCTTCATCATCCGTAGGGATTTTGGGCTTTTCGTGCCGGCCCAATTCCAACCAATTCTATTGTTTTTCTGTTATTGGGCTGGAAACCAATCTGCCTATGGGGTCTTGTTTCCTGTATAGTAAGGTTTTTATTTAACAcggacaaaaacaaaacaaaaaatctgaACCGACATCGCATTGCCcaaagtttattttattttattatagtgGCCCAAAGATATGATTGCGGGTAACGGAAGCAATCTCTAATCACACAGATAGACAGTCAGTCAAAGTTTACTCAATTTCCACCAAGAaataacttcaaattaacGAATTGAATCAAATCCAGCATGAACAAGGAAGCAGCTTTAACCATGATGAACAACCCTCTAAAAATATCTCCACCGCTCTCATCATCCTCTGCGCTCCTTTATTATGGATTTATTGTAGAGAGAAACAGAaagtaagaaagaaagagaaacaaagtAAAATGAGTAGAACGAGAGCTCAAAAGGAGGACAAGGCAGGGCCTTTCTTCTTAGCCACACTTGTGCTCTGGTTCGTCTCCGTTTTGTTCGAAATTCTGTTCCACAGGCGCTCACAGCTGCTCTCCATAGTCGCTGGCTGTTTCTTTTACCAATTGGCCAACTGGGTTGTTCGCGCTTTCGTCTCCCGCGACCCTCTCTTTGTCAACACCTCTGTTTCTCTACTCCACTCCACCCTAACCTCCTCTTcaggtttgttttcttttctagctgttcttttttcttgggaattttttttggggttttttgaGTATGTTTCATGGTCCTTTTCTATGCATAGAATTTAGTGATAggtttaacaaaaatggaatcTTTGTACTGAAATTAACACTTTAACTTTGTTGGGGACTGTTTTCTCTAAGTACCAAGTTCATTGTTGAAATGATAATCACTACATTTGCTATATAGATTACCAGGTGGGAAAGCTCATGCTCCCATTTGTTGGTTCCAGCCTTCccattgtgtgtgtgtgtttttttttttttccttcctggTTCTCTCATTCTGAAACATGGTCTTTATGCAATGCAACATAGACTGTCCGGGCTAAAATGGGTACTGGTACTTTGTAGAAGTGGAGGATATGAAGATATCTTATGCTAAATTGCAGAGCCAGGTGTGTTGGTGAGTTTAGGGTGGTGGGATTAAGGTTGCCTATGCGCCTAGATTTCTCTCATCTTGGCATTCAGGGTGGTTCGGTTTTATTTCCTTGATGGGATTGGCTATGATGAAAGGGTGATATAAAGTCTAACCTACAAGAGTAGAATCTTGGGAAATGGACAAAACGAAGCATATGTATAGAATTAGCAAAACTTAAAAAGATCATAACTTTCGATAGGTAACTTGTGAAACCTTTAAATGTAAGATCAAAGATCAAGGTGCTTACCCTTGGACATACATATCCAACTATATTTTAACTTCCTGGTTTTTTCTTAATTGTTTTTATAACTTTCTTGAGCACATCTTTCATTGTTGATTCCAATGTAAAGTTAAGGGATGCAACTTCAATCTTGTTTGTCTCTGCAGTGATATTTATTTTGGCTAATCAGTGGTTAAAAAATGGTTCGATTGGCATGTTTGAGCACTCTCAGTTGTTTGGAGGTACTTGGCCATGGGCATACCCAGCTTTGTGTTTTTCGTGCGGTTACTTTGCATATGATCAGTGGGATATGCTGCATTATGGATTATATAGTGGTTGGATCCCTTCCATCCTGATGCATCATCTGATACTCCTCATTTGCTTTACTCTTGCTTTGTATCGGAATGTGACCATCAATTACCTtattctcactctcatttgTGAGGTACGTTGTACTATCTTCTTAAAAGCTTTCCTATCTCTTGGtggctttttcttcttctgataATATTTCCTAGTGCTGAGAAAATTGGATGCAGTTTTTCATTAAATTGTTGTTAATGTGAATTCTACATGAAACTGATTCTTATATTTCTATTTCTGTTGACAGCTGCATTCTATCTTTCTGCATGTGAGGAAAGTGCGGCGGATGGCAGGTGTTCGCGATGCCAAGAGCAAAATTGTAATGGCAGAATGGGTTCTTAATCTGGTCACCTACATTGTAGCAAGGGCTGGAGCTCACCTTCTCATCACCGCCAAGCTCATCTGGGATGCTCCCAAATTCGGAAAGGGCATTGAGCTGCCACTTGCATTGTTTGGGATGTTCGGAATGAACTTTCTGAATGCCTTTCTTGGCATCGATCTCTTCCGTGCAttcaagagagagaggaatccTCAGAATACTAATAGTCATCATGAGTGACAAAGTAAAGGCCAAAAAATAGTTACAGATCTTTTTCgttgtgttggttttttttttttttttggtcggaattttgtttgtgttgtttatttcattgattttgcaCATAAATGGTTGTTGACGAAAAGAGTGAGTTATTCATGTGAGAAATCAGCAGTGTAAATTATGCGAGCGAGAGTATATGAAGGCATGGTTTGTTTCCCTTGATATTTCTTAAGAAAATTGTACATGCTTTAAGGTGCCCATTTGTGTTTCatgggtaaaaaaaaatataggaaTTATAAAAAGAGGTCCTACCGGGAGTCGAACCCAGGTCGCTGGATTCAAAGTCCAGAGTGCTAACCACTACACCATAGAACCCATTTGGTAATTTAGCTGCACCATGTTTTATATATTCAGAATCACGATAAGCACGAGAACAATAGTATATTGACACGTGTGCGCCAATTATTTGTCGTTTTCCAATGCTATCAGTGTAGTTAAAAATTCACTCCGACAAATGTCGACGACGGTTTAGCCGTTACGGGTCTAGAAATTAATTGTAAATGTTTTATATACTTCATTTGTCCATTCAGTAATCAACAAGGGGTGGTGGCGCAGTTGGCTAGCGCGTAGGTCTCATAGCTTCTGAGTTATCCTGAGGTCGAGAGTTCGAGCCTCTCTCACCCCAATGTACATATTTTTTCACCTATTTTCTGTGTGAAGTTTTCTCCACctcttacaaaataaaatagcattcttctcttcatttcaGACCCAAAACCCCCAACTCCAAcgctttgttttatttttttggttgccaaAATAAGCTTTTTAGGCCATTCGAAATCAACATAGTTTGCAGTTCTTCCTGTGTTTCTTAGTTAAGGGGCAAACCAGTTATGACAATCTTCACTCATCAGTTCTTCCTGCATATTCCAAAACTTATATGCCCCCCAAAAAGGAAAGAGCTGATATTCCAAATTGGAATTCCCTTAGAAATATACTTCACCAACAATTTTAGAGAGTGTGTGGTACCGAAACAGGAAGAAGAGCATTTTAGGGCAAATCTGTGGACATTCAGAGCTTGAtccattactgttcatttgaaATCAAAATGTGCCAATTAATCAGCATTTAATTAGCAACCTTTAAAATACATTGAAGCACTAAATTCTCTGTAATACAAACCAAGAAAATCAATTATATCtattgtttttctcttctaaaGAATGAATCTTGGCTAAATTTCTAGTCGTATCCCACTCTTAGTTCGAGAGAAGAACTTTGCGAACCCGTTTCGATTCTTCTCAGAACTGACATGAGTTGACAATACAGTAGATGAggttgatgaagatgaagatggtgGTGAAGTATCCTCA
This window encodes:
- the LOC18791538 gene encoding TLC domain-containing protein 2, which codes for MSRTRAQKEDKAGPFFLATLVLWFVSVLFEILFHRRSQLLSIVAGCFFYQLANWVVRAFVSRDPLFVNTSVSLLHSTLTSSSVIFILANQWLKNGSIGMFEHSQLFGGTWPWAYPALCFSCGYFAYDQWDMLHYGLYSGWIPSILMHHLILLICFTLALYRNVTINYLILTLICELHSIFLHVRKVRRMAGVRDAKSKIVMAEWVLNLVTYIVARAGAHLLITAKLIWDAPKFGKGIELPLALFGMFGMNFLNAFLGIDLFRAFKRERNPQNTNSHHE